One Setaria viridis chromosome 5, Setaria_viridis_v4.0, whole genome shotgun sequence genomic region harbors:
- the LOC117857596 gene encoding uncharacterized protein, producing the protein MEVERSTTAAAAGGSSAEMAVDHAAGSGAVEKPRFDALMPSEMSGGRPQFRKVPVPPHRFSPLKRCWMEIYTPVYEHMKVDIRMNIKARRVELKTRKDTPDVSNLQKCADFVHAFMLGFDIADAVALLRLDDLYVDSFEIKDVKTLRGEHLSRAIGRLSGKGGKTKYAIENSTRTRIVIADTKIHILGSFVNIKVARDSLCSLILGSPAGKVYSKLRAVSARLAERC; encoded by the exons ATGGAGGTCGAAAGGTCcacgaccgccgccgcggcggggggtTCCTCCGCGGAGATGGCGGTGGACCAtgcggcggggtcgggcgccgTGGAGAAGCCGCGGTTCGATGCTCTGATGCCGAGCGAGATGAGCGGCGGGAGGCCCCAGTTCCGGAAGGTGCCCGTGCCGCCGCACCGCTTCTCGCCGCTGAAGCGCTGCTGGATGGAGATCTACACGCCCGTCTACGAGCACATGAAGGTCGACATCCGCATGAACATCAAG GCAAGAAGGGTGGAGCTGAAAACAAGGAAAGACACACCAGATGTGAGCAACCTTCAGAAATGCGCGGACTTTGTGCATGCTTTTATGCTTGGATTTGACATTGCCGATGCTGTCGCCCTGCTGCGTCTTGATGACCTGTATGTGGATTCCTTTGAGATCAAGGATGTGAAAACCCTTCGAGGGGAGCATCTGTCACGTGCTATTGGCCGCCTATCAGGGAAAGGAGGCAAGACCAAGTACGCCATCGAGAACTCTACCAGGACCCGCATTGTTATCGCTGATACAAAGATCCATATACTTGGATCCTTTGTTAACATCAAGGTTGCCCGGGATTCACTTTGCAGCCTCATCTTGGGTTCTCCTGCTGGCAAAGTGTATTCTAAGCTAAGGGCTGTGTCTGCTAGGTTGGCGGAAAGGTGTTAG
- the LOC117855414 gene encoding early nodulin-like protein 9, which translates to MAAHGRAMRCVLLACLVAVSASSTASAFVFKAGGTGEWRVPAQPAGANASNAYNSWAQRNRFRVGDAIAFTYQPGNDSVLLVDRKAYDACDTGAPMDTFTDGNTVFTFTHSGPFYFISGNKDNCNRDEKLIVVVMGERAAVANATQPGAGLAPSPNSGPYSAYSPPPPFGIEISPAAYPPPSAAAPKVAGIAGTAALAIGALFYALV; encoded by the exons atggcggcgcacgggcgggcgatGAGGTGCGTGCTCCTGGCGTGCCTGGTGGCGGTCTCGGCGTCGTCCACCGCGTCCGCGTTCGTGTTCAAGGCGGGCGGCACGGGCGAGTGGCGCGTCCCCGCGCAGCCCGCCGGCGCCAACGCCTCCAACGCCTACAACTCCTGGGCGCAGCGCAACCGCTTCCGCGTCGGGGACGCCATCG CTTTCACGTACCAGCCCGGCAACGACTCGGTGCTCCTCGTCGACAGGAAAGCCTACGACGCCTGCGACACGGGCGCGCCGATGGACACCTTCACCGACGGCAACACCGTCTTCACCTTCACCCACTCCGGGCCCTTCTACTTCATCAGCGGCAACAAGGACAACTGCAACCGCGACGAGaagctcatcgtcgtcgtcatggGCGAGCGCGCGGCCGTCGCCAACGCCACCCAGCCGGGCGCGGGGCTGGCGCCGTCGCCCAACAGCGGACCATACTCGGCCtactccccgccgccgcctttcgGCATCGagatctcgccggcggcgtaCCCGCCACCGAGCGCCGCGGCCCCGAAGGTGGCGGGAATTGCCGGCACTGCCGCGCTTGCCATTGGAGCGCTGTTCTACGCTCTTGTTTGA
- the LOC117857595 gene encoding pentatricopeptide repeat-containing protein At1g69290, producing the protein MRALLRLRRRLPLHLTARPLSSSSSEPHEIPTIYSFLQPSVFAPRPRPQPQPPPPPPAHEAVPRKTIAVADAAALESDLLAAVAEDRSDDAWLAFKSLAASSRPPSPSAAAALVSHLAGAAAAHHRLGLKRAFAAAVFLLEKSPHAAPVPEPALGALFSALAAAGSNAPALALARAMLRCGRRLPAFSVWGHPLIELTRDDAGAFAAFLKVFDEACKLVVGEKAPAEAAAMRPDLGACNAVLAGCCRRIGSVADAERVLETMSAIGVSPDVESFGSLAFLYAWRGVPSRVDELDTLLDALGFSKKGFFKNLVSGYLKSKSFELVSSLILRAVKELRVADGNGFDPETYSEVAQCFVDHARIRELGQLIIQAQEIELTQQPMSVEDSVGFGIVNACVELGLLNKAHSILDEMTAQGASVGLGVYSSILKAYCKEQKTAEAAQLVAEISAAGLQLDASSYDALIDASMTAHDFQSAFALFKDMREARLPELRSSYLTIMTGLTENNRPGLMASFLDSVVDDPRIEIATHDWNSIIHAFCKVGRLEDAKRTYRRMVFLRFEPNNQTYLSLINGYVSAEKYFNVLILWTEVRRKGAEFNHELIDAFLYALVKGGFFDMAMQVIDKAQEFKIFIDKWRYKQAFMETHKKLKVAKLRKRNFRKMEALVAFKNWAGLNT; encoded by the coding sequence ATGCGCGCTCTActccgcctccggcgccggctACCACTGCACCTCACCGCCcggcccctctcctcctcctcttccgagCCCCACGAGATCCCCACCATCTACTCCTTCCTCCAGCCCTCCGTCTTCGCGCCGCGCCCCAGGCCCCAaccgcagccgccgcccccacccccggcCCATGAAGCCGTCCCCAGAAAGACTATCGCcgtcgcggacgccgccgcgctcgagtccgacctcctcgccgccgtcgcagaGGACCGCTCGGACGACGCGTGGCTCGCGTTCAAGTCCCTGGCCGCGTCCTCCCGCCCGCCctcgcccagcgccgccgccgcgctcgtctcccacctcgccggcgccgcggccgcgcaccACCGGCTCGGCCTCAAGCGCGCCTTCGCCGCGGCGGTCTTCCTGCTGGAGAAGAGCCCCCACGCCGCGCCCGTCCCGGAGCCCGCCCTCGGGGCGCTCTTCTCCGCGCTAGCCGCCGCGGGTTCCAacgcgccggcgctggcgctcgCGCGCGCGATGCTGCGCTGCGGGCGCCGCCTCCCGGCGTTCTCCGTCTGGGGCCACCCTCTGATCGAGCTCACCCGCGATGACGCGGGCGCCTTCGCGGCGTTCCTGAAGGTGTTCGACGAAGCCTGCAAGCTCGTGGTGGGGGAGAAGGCTCCTgctgaggcggcggcgatgcgccCTGACCTTGGTGCCTGTAATGCTGTCCTTGCTGGTTGCTGCCGCAGGATTGGTTCGGTGGCAGATGCTGAGAGGGTCCTGGAGACTATGTCAGCCATTGGGGTCTCGCCAGACGTAGAGAGCTTTGGGTCCCTCGCCTTCTTGTATGCTTGGAGAGGTGTTCCCAGCCGGGTTGATGAGCTTGATACATTGCTTGACGCTTTGGGATTCAGCAAGAAAGGATTTTTCAAGAATCTGGTCAGTGGATACCTAAAATCCAAAAGCTTCGAGTTGGTTTCATCACTCATTCTCCGTGCAGTGAAGGAGCTCAGAGTTGCGGATGGAAATGGATTCGATCCGGAAACCTATAGTGAGGTTGCTCAGTGCTTTGTTGATCATGCGAGGATTAGAGAACTAGGTCAGTTGATCATCCAAGCACAGGAGATTGAGCTCACTCAACAACCTATGTCCGTTGAGGATTCTGTTGGGTTTGGGATTGTCAACGCTTGTGTTGAACTTGGCCTATTGAACAAAGCTCATAGCATACTCGATGAAATGACTGCTCAAGGAGCTTCTGTAGGGCTTGGTGTGTACTCCTCGATCTTGAAAGCATATTGCAAGGAGCAGAAGACTGCAGAGGCTGCACAGCTTGTGGCAGAGATTAGTGCAGCAGGGCTTCAACTTGATGCTAGTAGTTATGATGCTCTTATCGACGCTTCCATGACAGCCCATGATTTCCAGTCTGCATTTGCTCTTTTCAAGGACATGAGGGAGGCAAGACTACCAGAACTTAGGTCGAGTTACCTCACTATAATGACAGGCTTGACAGAGAACAACCGGCCTGGCCTCATGGCTTCATTCTTGGACTCAGTGGTTGATGACCCAAGAATAGAGATTGCTACACATGATTGGAACTCTATAATACATGCTTTCTGCAAGGTAGGGAGGTTAGAGGACGCTAAAAGGACATACCGAAGGATGGTGTTCCTTAGATTTGAACCAAATAATCAGACATACCTTTCACTTATCAATGGGTATGTCTCAGCTGAGAAGTATTTTAATGTGCTCATACTATGGACAGAAGTGAGGAGGAAGGGGGCTGAGTTCAACCACGAGTTGATTGATGCCTTTCTATATGCTTTGGTGAAAGGAGGATTCTTTGATATGGCAATGCAGGTGATTGACAAGGCGCAAGAGttcaaaatatttattgataaatGGAGGTACAAGCAAGCATTCATGGAAACCCACAAGAAACTGAAAGTGGCAAAGCTAAGAAAGCGAAACTTCAGGAAAATGGAAGCCCTGGTAGCTTTCAAAAATTGGGCTGGTCTCAATACATAA
- the LOC117858542 gene encoding homeobox-leucine zipper protein TF1 — protein sequence MWNTFPAVPSINDEKNLSNHSQELHAKNGHGESHGAGASRINEVDSSILIGNKKAREESLGGGRDGPQPKKRSLHRLTSQQLEILEGFFSVCAHPDENQRRQLAIATGLALHQVKFWFQNKRTQVKHLSGREENYRLKVENEMLREENNRFKLAHSNALCPRCTTDPGQLQILKELERLKVHNQVLQQELQIRINNETSMRTSPTRLFHLESSSENVFVVQDDVQALTEVANSATHELLILGDSDCPLWMAVPGGSFEVLNKMAYTQTFPGQISVGAIGFKTEATRANAVVMLGSKSLVEYLMDAERYGTFFLGLMSGATTTKVYNWPKNSEEGYEGAMQLLTVELVFPSPLVPARKCTFLRYCKRLEHGAIAVVDVSLDGGAKCRKMPSGILIQPMRHNSCKVTVIEHVRVDGGTHNLFQPSLSGLLFGARRWVMSMARQCARLRDVFHVTNCALNVTARGRKAVMKLADNLLADYTSSISGLPVDAWSVQCGEGTEEDVRIVYRRNDDTSNTAVVCASATFLLELPMRRVFDLLKNNLLRIKWDVLVNGGCVKEEVRVANGVGSEDAVSILHVKHGSGTNKEIMMILQNSCYDASGSFMVYSSLDKNVMEMITSPGGEHAINNISLFPAGFSLVPLPDPANLGAPMGEAGRTMMTAGFQILMKLARGTGLCPRSVSSAIKIMSEKIATIKDTLLNSHPVFYKRFPSTN from the exons ATGTGGAATACTTTCCCTGCAGTGCCTTCTATT AATGATGAAAAGAACCTAAGCAATCATTCTCAAGAACTACATGCAAAAAATGGTCATGGAGAGAGCCATGGTGCTGGTGCCTCTAGAATCAATGAGGTTGACTCGAGCATCTTGATCGGCAACAAGAAAGCTCGTGAAGAGAGCCTTGGTGGTGGTCGGGATGGTCCACAACCAAAGAAAAGGTCCCTACACAGGCTCACCAGCCAGCAGTTAGAGATACTTGAGGG TTTCTTTAGCGTCTGCGCACACCCTGATGAGAATCAAAGGAGGCAGCTAGCTATTGCGACTGGCCTTGCTTTGCATCAGGTGAAGTTTTGGTTCCAGAACAAGAGAACCCAAGTAAAG CATTTAAGTGGAAGAGAAGAGAACTACAGGTTGAAAGTGGAGAATGAAATGCTGAGGGAAGAAAACAACAGGTTTAAGCTGGCACATAGCAATGCCCTGTGTCCCAGATGCACTACTGATCCAGGGCAACTCCAGATTCTCAAAGAACTGGAACGGCTGAAAGTGCATAATCAGGTGCTGCAGCAAGAGTTGCAG ATACGTATCAACAATGAAACCTCTATGAGGACTTCACCTACCCGCTTATTCCATCTTGAGTCCTCGTCAGAAAATGTCTTTGTTGTGCAAGATGACGTACAAGCGCTTACTGAAGTAGCCAACAGTGCGACGCATGAGCTTCTCATTTTGGGCGACTCCGATTGCCCTCTGTGGATGGCTGTACCTGGTGGTTCATTCGAAGTACTGAACAAGATGGCCTACACCCAGACATTTCCTGGGCAAATCAGTGTCGGTGCCATTGGATTCAAGACAGAAGCTACCCGTGCCAACGCTGTGGTCATGCTGGGCTCCAAAAGTCTTGTGGAATATCTAATGGATGCT GAGAGATATGGCACCTTCTTCCTTGGACTCATGTCCGGTGCAACGACTACCAAGGTGTACAACTGGCCTAAGAATAGCGAGGAAGGCTACGAAGGAGCTATGCAGCTG CTGACTGTCGAGCTGGTGTTCCCATCGCCCCTGGTGCCGGCTAGGAAATGCACCTTCTTGCGCTACTGCAAGAGGCTGGAACATGGAGCCATTGCTGTCGTCGACGTTTCTTTGGACGGCGGTGCCAAGTGCCGCAAGATGCCATCAGGAATACTGATTCAGCCCATGAGGCACAACAGCTGCAAG GTCACCGTCATCGAGCACGTTCGAGTAGATGGTGGTACTCATAACCTCTTCCAGCCAAGCCTGAGCGGTCTCCTCTTCGGCGCCAGGCGCTGGGTGATGAGCATGGCGCGACAGTGCGCTCGACTCAGGGACGTATTCCATGTCACCAACTGTGCCCTGAACG TTACTGCAAGGGGGAGGAAGGCCGTCATGAAGTTGGCAGACAATCTGCTCGCCGACTACACCAGCAGCATCTCCGGCCTCCCTGTGGATGCCTGGAGCGTCCAGTGCGGCGAAGGCACGGAGGAGGACGTCAGGATTGTGTACAGAAGGAACGACGACACCAGCAACACCGCGGTCGTGTGCGCGAGCGCGACGTTCCTGCTGGAGCTGCCCATGAGGAGGGTGTTCGACCTGCTTAAGAATAACTTGCTGCGTATCAAG TGGGATGTCCTGGTGAATGGAGGCTGCGTGAAGGAGGAAGTTCGTGTCGCCAATGGCGTCGGAAGTGAAGATGCTGTCTCCATCCTGCATGTCAAG CATGGCAGCGGCACAAACAAGGAAATCATGATGATCCTCCAGAACAGCTGCTACGACGCATCTGGGTCATTCATGGTCTACTCCTCTCTGGACAAAAACGTGATGGAGATGATCACGAGCCCGGGAGGCGAACATGCGATAAACAACATTTCCCTCTTTCCCGCCGGCTTCTCCCTTGTTCCCCTCCCTGACCCTGCGAACTTAGGCGCCCCAATGGGAGAGGCTGGAAGAACTATGATGACTGCAGGGTTCCAGATTCTGATGAAGCTGGCCCGTGGGACTGGCCTGTGCCCTCGGTCAGTGTCGTCAGCGATCAAGATCATGTCAGAAAAAATTGCGACTATCAAAGATACGCTGTTGAACAGCCACCCTGTTTTCTACAAGAGGTTCCCGTCTACCAACTAG
- the LOC117857340 gene encoding disease resistance protein RPS2 yields MEFLASIIDTVFRPLKDYVMRTVGYAMSCGDYIDLLVDEMSELKSKRDDVQRMVDAAERQGMEATSQVTWWLERVSSLEGLADEIILDFQERLELPPEQAPGIKATYILSKKADETRAEAAALKEKADFHKVADELVQLRFEEMPSAPVLGRDALLQELEACVRDGDVGIVGIYGIAGVGKTALLNKFNNEFLINSPDIHVAIYMELGKDYNLDDFQRIIGDRLGVSWENRTPKERAAVLYRVLSKMNFVLLLDDVWEPLNFRMLGIPVPKHNSKSKIVLTTRIEDVCDRMDVRRKLKMECLPWAPAWELFREKVGDHLMSASPEIRQQAQALATKCGGLPLALITVGRAMASKRTAKEWKHAITVLKIAPWQLLGMEFDVLQPLKKSYDNLPSDKLRLCLLYCSLFPEEFSISKDWIIGYCIGEGFIDDLYTEMDEIYNKGHDLLGDLKIASLLEKGEDEDHIKMHPMVRAMALWIASDFGTKETKWLVRAGVGLKEAPGAEKWSDAERISFMRNNILELYEKPNCPLLKTLMLQGNPGLDKICDGFFQFMPSLRVLDLSHTSISELPSGISSLVQLQYLDLYNTNIRSLPRELGSLATLRFLLLSHMPLEMIPSGVICSLTMLQVLYMDLSYGDWKVGTSGNGVDFQELENLRRLRALDITIQSPEALERLSRSFRLAGSTRNLLIKTCSSMTKIELPMSHLWKNMTNLKRVWIVSCSNLAEVIIDVTKETVGSNALPRAILQARAELVDEEQPILPTLHDIILQGLHKVKIIYKGGCIQNLSSLFIWYCHGLEELITVGEEQDIAAGDGEQASGASRVITPFPNLRELYLHGLAKFRRLSSNTCTLHFPALESLKIIECPNLKKLKLSAGGLNVIQCSREWWDGLEWDDEEVRASYEDLFRPLH; encoded by the coding sequence ATGGAGTTCCTGGCGTCCATCATCGACACGGTGTTCCGGCCGCTCAAGGACTACGTCATGCGGACCGTCGGCTACGCTATGTCCTGCGGCGACTACATCGACCTGCTGGTCGATGAGATGAGCGAGCTCAAGAGCAAGCGCGACGACGTCCAGCGCATGGTCGACGCCGCCGAGCGCCAGGGCATGGAGGCCACCAGCCAGGTCACGTGGTGGCTCGAGCGCGTCTCCTCCCTCGAGGGCCTCGCCGACGAGATCATCCTCGACTTCCAGGAGCGCCTGGAGCTCCCGCCGGAACAGGCCCCCGGCATCAAGGCCACCTACATCCTCAGCAAGAAGGCCGACGAGACgcgcgccgaggccgccgccctcAAGGAGAAGGCCGACTTCCACAAGGTCGCCGACGAGCTCGTGCAGCTGCGCTTCGAGGAGATGCCCAGCGCGCCCGTCCTCGGCAGGGACGCGCTGCTCCAGGAGCTCGAGGCCTGCGTCCGGGACGGCGACGTGGGCATCGTCGGCATCTACGGCATTGCCGGAGTCGGCAAGACCGCGCTGCTCAACAAGTTCAACAACGAATTCCTCATCAACTCCCCTGACATCCATGTCGCCATCTACATGGAGCTCGGCAAGGACTACAATCTTGACGACTTCCAGAGGATCATCGGCGACCGGCTCGGCGTGTCGTGGGAGAACCGGACGCCCAAGGAGCGCGCCGCGGTGCTGTACAGGGTGCTCAGCAAGATGAATTTCGTGCTGCTATTGGACGATGTCTGGGAGCCACTCAATTTCCGGATGCTCGGCATCCCGGTGCCCAAGCACAACTCTAAGAGCAAGATCGTCTTGACGACGAGGATTGAGGACGTGTGCGACCGCATGGATGTTCGCCGCAAGCTCAAGATGGAGTGTCTGCCCTGGGCACCTGCGTGGGAGCTCTTCCGTGAGAAGGTCGGCGACCACCTGATGAGTGCTAGCCCAGAGATCCGGCAACAAGCGCAGGCACTGGCCACAAAGTGCGGCGGGCTGCCCCTTGCACTCATCACTGTTGGTCGGGCGATGGCCAGCAAGCGCACTGCAAAAGAGTGGAAGCACGCCATCACTGTTCTTAAGATTGCCCCATGGCAGCTTCTTGGCATGGAGTTTGATGTTCTTCAGCCTCTCAAGAAGAGTTATGATAACTTGCCCAGTGACAAGCTAAGGCTCTGCCTACTCTATTGCTCACTGTTCCCTGAGGAGTTCTCAATTTCGAAGGATTGGATCATAGGCTACTGCATTGGTGAAGGTTTCATAGATGACTTGTACACTGAGATGGATGAAATATACAACAAGGGACATGACCTTCTTGGTGATCTCAAGATTGCCTCTCTCCTGGAGAAAGGTGAAGATGAGGATCATATCAAAATGCATCCCATGGTCCGTGCCATGGCTCTATGGATAGCATCGGATTTTGGCACGAAGGAGACCAAATGGCTTGTCCGTGCTGGAGTTGGGCTGAAGGAGGCGCCAGGCGCAGAGAAGTGGAGCGACGCTGAGCGGATTTCTTTCATGCGGAACAACATTCTTGAGCTGTATGAGAAGCCTAATTGCCCTTTACTGAAGACTTTGATGCTACAAGGCAACCCTGGGTTGGACAAGATATGCGATGGCTTCTTCCAGTTCATGCCATCTCTCAGAGTGTTAGATTTGTCCCATACTTCTATCAGCGAATTACCTTCAGGGATCAGTTCATTGGTTCAGTTGCAGTACCTGGATTTGTATAACACAAACATCAGGTCCCTGCCAAGGGAGCTGGGATCTCTAGCAACTCTGCGGTTCTTGCTTCTCTCGCATATGCCACTGGAGATGATCCCGAGTGGTGTTATATGCAGCCTCACAATGTTACAAGTCTTGTACATGGATCTCAGCTATGGAGATTGGAAGGTTGGCACAAGTGGAAATGGTGTTGATTTTCAGGAGCTCGAGAACCTGCGTAGGCTCAGGGCGCTAGACATCACAATACAATCACCTGAGGCCCTGGAGCGGCTGTCTCGGTCATTTCGTCTTGCTGGTTCCACAAGAAATCTACTGATAAAGACCTGTTCTAGCATGACAAAGATAGAGCTTCCTATGAGCCACCTCTGGAAGAACATGACTAATCTGAAGAGAGTGTGGATTGTGAGCTGCAGCAACTTAGCGGAGGTAATAATTGATGTCACCAAAGAAACTGTTGGCAGCAATGCACTACCCCGTGCCATCTTGCAAGCTCGGGCTGAACTTGTAGATGAAGAGCAGCCCATCCTTCCAACCCTGCATGATATCATCCTTCAGGGACTCCATAAGGTAAAGATCATCTACAAAGGCGGATGCATACAGAATCTATCATCACTGTTCATCTGGTATTGCCATGGCCTGGAAGAGCTTATTACTGTCGGTGAAGAGCAAGACATTGCGGCAGGTGACGGAGAACAAGCTTCGGGAGCATCTAGAGTTATCACACCCTTCCCTAACCTCAGAGAACTGTATCTCCATGGCCTGGCAAAGTTCAGGAGGCTGAGCAGCAATACATGTACGCTGCACTTCCCGGCGCTGGAGAGCCTGAAGATTATCGAGTGCCCGAATCTGAA